A genomic region of Vampirovibrio chlorellavorus contains the following coding sequences:
- the recO gene encoding DNA repair protein RecO, producing MSPIAAKTYTTDVICLRTYDFGEADQILHLYSSEHGRISAIAKGVKKPKSKLVGACQLLNLSEVQLSKGKSLDLLIQYQPRESFPGLRADLLKLAYALLFAELVNLTAGEADSHLVYAELKNALHRMDQAPEAQIIPLGIQYQLDLLEAEGYHPILTECIFTGQPLDWEAPFYSFSPQLGGVATSALRRKHQAETLGKGGLNSDEWVNVSTSTLRLLQNPQNPQWTAPQFCKAQKFLRYYFQKVVEKSMHAYDLVLNLLETPLPEQVRPETHPPSSPASPLAE from the coding sequence GTGTCCCCCATTGCCGCCAAAACCTATACCACCGATGTCATTTGCCTGCGCACTTATGACTTTGGGGAGGCCGATCAGATCCTGCACCTGTACTCTTCAGAACACGGGCGCATCTCCGCCATCGCCAAGGGCGTCAAAAAACCAAAAAGCAAACTGGTGGGGGCTTGCCAGCTGCTCAACCTCAGCGAGGTGCAACTCTCCAAAGGGAAAAGTCTGGATTTGCTCATTCAGTACCAGCCTCGGGAAAGTTTTCCGGGGCTTCGTGCCGACTTGCTCAAACTGGCCTACGCCCTGCTGTTTGCCGAGCTGGTCAACTTAACCGCCGGGGAAGCCGACAGCCATCTGGTTTACGCCGAACTCAAAAACGCCCTGCACCGGATGGATCAGGCCCCTGAAGCGCAAATCATCCCCCTGGGCATTCAGTATCAGTTAGATCTATTAGAGGCGGAAGGCTACCATCCCATTCTCACCGAGTGTATTTTTACCGGCCAGCCACTGGATTGGGAAGCCCCGTTCTACAGTTTTTCCCCGCAGCTGGGCGGCGTGGCCACCTCAGCGTTACGACGCAAGCACCAGGCCGAAACCCTCGGCAAAGGAGGCCTGAATAGTGATGAGTGGGTCAACGTCTCCACCAGTACCCTGCGCCTGCTGCAAAATCCGCAAAACCCGCAGTGGACAGCCCCTCAGTTCTGTAAAGCCCAGAAGTTCCTGCGCTATTATTTCCAAAAAGTCGTGGAAAAGAGCATGCACGCTTACGATTTGGTTTTAAACTTATTGGAAACCCCGCTACCGGAGCAGGTAAGGCCCGAAACACACCCCCCGTCGTCCCCCGCCTCACCTTTGGCCGAATAG